One window from the genome of Pseudonocardia hierapolitana encodes:
- a CDS encoding AMP-binding protein, producing MDSPTGGPQDGNPHHLADLVARAARSTPDLAAIVDVTSDVTLTWAQFDAAVSAEATRLRAAGAGAGERVLVRLGNGAAFCVSVLGALRAGAVSVPFGPVAVARELEIVLDDCRPAVVVAAEGDEAAQRCGPPRGATLLPPPDLRPAADPPAVEAVGGGEDLALLIYTSGTTGRPRGVQLSHRAVLANREQTASLRPAPVLPVDRVLLSIPLFHVFGLAAGLLQACWAGATVVLTERFDPAHVAEVLVRERVSGMAGVPSMFRALLELPPGDLHAATAGLRLCTSGGAPLPPQWLDEFRTVTGLPIYEGYGLTEAGPVLTMNPIGSPPKPGSVGRALPGLELRLVDREGRPIEEAVAAPDPEDIDEDISDPAHDTGLVAVRGPNLFSGYWPDGTGGPDADGWFRTADVGFLDHDGDLHLVDRSSDLVIVNGFNVYPREVETVLAELSAVAEAAVVGVPDENSGEAVKAVLVRAEGAQLTEDEVLVHCTERLARFKVPSVIEFTDALPRTPTGKVARRQLAGRS from the coding sequence GTGGACAGCCCTACCGGCGGCCCGCAGGACGGGAACCCGCACCACCTGGCCGATCTGGTCGCTCGGGCGGCGCGCAGCACGCCCGACCTGGCCGCGATCGTCGACGTCACCAGCGACGTCACGCTCACGTGGGCGCAGTTCGACGCCGCCGTCAGCGCAGAGGCCACCCGCTTGCGGGCGGCGGGTGCCGGGGCGGGCGAACGCGTGCTGGTGCGGCTCGGCAACGGCGCGGCGTTCTGCGTGTCGGTGCTCGGTGCGCTCCGGGCGGGCGCGGTGTCCGTCCCGTTCGGGCCGGTCGCGGTGGCGCGGGAGCTCGAGATCGTGCTCGACGACTGCCGGCCGGCGGTCGTCGTGGCTGCGGAGGGTGACGAGGCGGCACAGCGTTGCGGCCCGCCGCGCGGGGCGACCCTGCTCCCGCCGCCCGATCTTCGCCCCGCCGCGGACCCCCCCGCGGTGGAGGCGGTCGGCGGCGGCGAGGACCTCGCCCTGCTGATCTACACGTCCGGCACGACGGGCCGCCCGCGCGGCGTGCAGCTCTCCCACCGGGCCGTGCTCGCCAACCGCGAGCAGACCGCCTCGCTGCGGCCCGCGCCCGTGCTCCCGGTCGACCGGGTGCTGCTGTCCATCCCGCTGTTCCACGTGTTCGGGCTCGCCGCCGGGCTCCTGCAGGCCTGCTGGGCGGGTGCCACGGTCGTGCTCACCGAGCGCTTCGACCCCGCCCACGTCGCCGAGGTGCTCGTCCGGGAACGCGTGAGCGGGATGGCGGGCGTGCCGTCGATGTTCCGGGCGCTGCTCGAGCTCCCGCCCGGCGACCTGCACGCGGCCACCGCGGGCCTGCGGTTGTGCACGTCCGGCGGGGCGCCGCTGCCGCCGCAGTGGTTGGACGAGTTCCGCACCGTCACCGGCCTGCCGATCTACGAGGGGTACGGGCTCACCGAGGCGGGCCCCGTGCTCACGATGAACCCGATCGGCAGTCCTCCGAAGCCCGGATCGGTCGGGCGTGCCCTGCCGGGCCTCGAGCTGCGCCTGGTCGACCGCGAGGGCCGTCCCATCGAGGAGGCCGTCGCCGCTCCCGACCCCGAGGACATCGACGAGGACATCTCCGACCCTGCGCACGACACCGGGCTGGTGGCGGTGCGCGGGCCCAACCTCTTCTCCGGCTACTGGCCCGACGGCACGGGCGGTCCGGACGCCGACGGCTGGTTCCGCACCGCCGACGTCGGCTTCCTCGACCACGACGGCGACCTGCACCTCGTCGACCGCTCGTCGGACCTCGTGATCGTCAACGGTTTCAACGTCTACCCCCGCGAGGTGGAGACGGTGCTCGCGGAGCTGTCCGCGGTGGCCGAGGCCGCAGTCGTCGGCGTACCCGACGAGAACAGCGGCGAGGCGGTCAAGGCCGTGCTGGTGCGCGCCGAGGGCGCGCAGCTGACGGAGGACGAGGTGCTCGTGCACTGCACGGAGCGGCTCGCCCGGTTCAAGGTGCCGTCGGTGATCGAGTTCACCGACGCGCTCCCACGCACCCCCACCGGCAAGGTGGCGCGCCGTCAACTGGCGGGGCGCTCGTGA
- a CDS encoding redox-sensing transcriptional repressor Rex: MSVTKPPHAGSADPPAPLRSIPEASVARLAVYLRKLGELAEEGADTVSSDELAAATGVNPAKLRKDLSYIGSYGIRGVGYEVAALVHQLERTLGLNHRQAVALVGIGNLGHALAGYVGFGGRGFPVTALFDVDPDLVGIHINGILVEHVRAIPEVCAERGVTIGMIATPAQAAQGVCDLFVEAGVRCILNFAPVVLQVPDEVEVRKVDLAVELQILAFHVARKHVAAAEQATAVNGHPVNGAGRLLS, encoded by the coding sequence GTGAGCGTGACGAAGCCGCCGCATGCCGGCTCCGCGGATCCGCCCGCCCCGCTGCGGTCGATCCCCGAGGCCAGCGTCGCCCGGCTCGCCGTCTACCTCCGCAAGCTCGGCGAGCTCGCGGAGGAGGGCGCCGACACGGTGTCCAGCGACGAGCTCGCCGCCGCCACCGGCGTCAACCCGGCGAAGCTGCGCAAGGACCTGTCCTACATCGGCTCCTACGGCATCCGCGGGGTCGGGTACGAGGTCGCGGCGCTGGTGCACCAGCTCGAGCGCACCCTCGGGCTCAACCACCGGCAGGCCGTCGCGCTCGTCGGCATCGGCAACCTCGGGCACGCGCTCGCCGGCTACGTCGGCTTCGGCGGGCGGGGCTTCCCCGTCACCGCGCTGTTCGACGTCGACCCCGATCTCGTCGGCATCCACATCAACGGCATCCTCGTCGAGCACGTCCGGGCGATCCCCGAGGTCTGCGCCGAACGCGGCGTCACCATCGGGATGATCGCCACACCCGCGCAGGCGGCGCAGGGCGTGTGCGACCTGTTCGTCGAGGCGGGCGTGCGCTGCATCCTCAACTTCGCCCCCGTCGTGCTGCAGGTGCCCGACGAGGTCGAGGTGCGCAAGGTCGACCTCGCCGTGGAGCTGCAGATCCTGGCGTTCCACGTGGCGCGCAAGCACGTGGCGGCCGCCGAGCAGGCCACGGCGGTCAACGGCCACCCCGTCAACGGGGCGGGGAGGTTGCTGTCATGA
- a CDS encoding putative quinol monooxygenase yields the protein MLIIAGWLRVDPASRTDYLEGCAAVVEQARSAPGCLDFALSADLLDPGRINVHERWESDEQLRAFRGSGPDVGQAAQIRDAEVLRYRISATEPA from the coding sequence ATGTTGATCATCGCAGGTTGGCTTCGCGTCGACCCCGCGTCGCGCACCGACTACCTGGAGGGCTGCGCCGCCGTCGTCGAGCAGGCCCGCAGCGCGCCCGGCTGCCTGGACTTCGCCCTCTCCGCCGACCTGCTCGATCCCGGGCGCATCAACGTTCACGAGCGCTGGGAGTCCGACGAGCAGCTGCGCGCCTTCCGCGGCAGCGGCCCGGACGTCGGGCAGGCAGCGCAGATCCGCGACGCCGAGGTGCTCAGGTATCGCATCTCCGCCACTGAACCCGCCTGA
- a CDS encoding molybdopterin-dependent oxidoreductase → MSITEAPDRAGEPAAPTIPRGWAALVGVLAVAAAVAAGQLVAGLLSPASSPYLAVGDAVVRLSPHWLVEFAKAAFGTADKPVLLAGMAVVIAGLAALAGIASRRHPGPGIAVVVALGVLGLGAVMFEPSFSPLDMLAPTVSLVVGVAVLRWLHGLALAAADRPGEAVRPADVSRRALLVRSAAAVGVASFAGGAVGSWLGRGAGDLRGPVTARIAAARLTERAPAIPASAAFPEAGTPTFLTPNADFYRIDTALRVPALAAEDWSLRIHGMVDAERTLTFDDLLSRPLVERPVTLTCVSNPVGGDLISTATFTGVDLRDLLLEVGVRPGADQAFSTSVDGWYTGTPVDVLLEPGRGAMLAIGMNGEALPLEHGFPVRMVVPGLYGFVSATKWVTGLELTTFAAKDGFWLQRGWAQRAPIKTQSRIDSPRGFAELPAGRVTVAGIAWSQPTGIARVEVSMDGGPWQDAELATEVSGDTWRMWRAEFDVAPGGHSVRSRATAADGVVQTATEADPVPDGATGWPDVAFSVR, encoded by the coding sequence GTGAGCATCACGGAGGCACCGGATCGGGCAGGCGAACCCGCCGCACCCACGATCCCGCGGGGGTGGGCCGCGCTCGTGGGGGTGCTGGCCGTCGCCGCGGCCGTCGCGGCAGGGCAGCTGGTGGCGGGCCTCCTCTCGCCGGCGTCGTCGCCGTACCTCGCCGTCGGCGACGCGGTGGTGCGCCTGTCCCCCCACTGGCTCGTCGAGTTCGCGAAGGCCGCCTTCGGCACCGCCGACAAGCCGGTGCTGCTGGCCGGGATGGCCGTGGTGATCGCGGGTCTCGCCGCGCTCGCGGGCATCGCGTCCCGCCGGCACCCGGGGCCGGGGATCGCGGTCGTGGTCGCGCTCGGCGTGCTCGGGCTGGGAGCGGTGATGTTCGAGCCGTCCTTCTCCCCGCTCGACATGCTCGCGCCGACGGTCTCGCTGGTGGTGGGCGTGGCGGTGCTCCGGTGGCTGCACGGCCTCGCGCTCGCCGCGGCGGACCGTCCCGGCGAAGCGGTGCGGCCGGCAGACGTGAGCCGTCGCGCGCTCCTCGTGCGGTCGGCGGCGGCCGTGGGCGTGGCCTCGTTCGCCGGTGGGGCCGTGGGGTCGTGGCTCGGCCGCGGCGCGGGGGACCTCAGAGGGCCGGTCACGGCACGGATCGCGGCGGCCCGGCTCACCGAGCGCGCCCCCGCGATCCCGGCCTCGGCCGCCTTCCCGGAAGCGGGCACACCCACCTTCCTGACGCCGAACGCCGACTTCTACCGCATCGACACGGCACTGCGGGTCCCGGCGCTGGCGGCCGAGGACTGGTCCTTGCGCATCCACGGGATGGTCGACGCGGAGCGCACCCTGACCTTCGACGACCTCCTCTCCCGGCCGCTCGTCGAACGCCCGGTCACGCTCACCTGCGTGTCCAACCCGGTCGGAGGTGACCTGATCTCCACCGCGACGTTCACGGGGGTCGACCTGCGCGACCTCCTCCTCGAGGTCGGCGTGCGGCCGGGCGCGGACCAGGCCTTCTCCACGAGCGTCGACGGCTGGTACACCGGCACGCCGGTGGACGTGCTGCTGGAACCGGGCCGTGGCGCGATGCTCGCGATCGGCATGAACGGGGAGGCGTTGCCGCTGGAGCACGGGTTCCCGGTGCGGATGGTCGTCCCCGGCCTGTACGGGTTCGTCTCGGCCACGAAGTGGGTCACCGGTCTGGAGCTCACGACGTTCGCCGCGAAGGACGGCTTCTGGCTGCAACGCGGGTGGGCGCAGCGGGCGCCGATCAAGACCCAGTCGCGCATCGACAGCCCGCGCGGGTTCGCCGAACTGCCTGCGGGCCGGGTCACGGTCGCGGGCATCGCCTGGTCCCAGCCGACGGGCATCGCGCGGGTCGAGGTGAGCATGGACGGCGGCCCGTGGCAGGACGCCGAGCTCGCCACCGAGGTCAGCGGCGACACGTGGCGGATGTGGCGCGCGGAGTTCGACGTCGCGCCCGGCGGCCACTCCGTGCGCAGCCGGGCCACCGCCGCCGACGGCGTCGTGCAGACCGCGACGGAGGCCGATCCCGTCCCGGACGGGGCGACCGGATGGCCCGACGTCGCGTTCTCGGTCCGCTGA
- a CDS encoding 30S ribosomal protein bS22, translating to MGSVIKKRRKRMSKKKHRKLLRRTRVQRRKLGK from the coding sequence ATGGGCTCCGTCATCAAGAAGCGCCGCAAGCGGATGTCGAAGAAGAAGCACCGCAAGCTCCTCCGCAGGACCCGCGTGCAGCGGCGCAAGCTCGGCAAGTGA
- a CDS encoding DUF5667 domain-containing protein, translated as MPAGQGKDAERFAAAVESGTPLGITDDADLARELEIVAMLRSRGTAFAPDAETKARAKQRLMAVLAAEQGGPRQAPRPAAAPPAVEAELTAPLGRLVERPDVDPAAETTLMEPVTADSTPDSDEDSGTVVEPIPLHSRRARRARHTLGRTKRPAPAGLRGRVVFVGAAAAAALLAIASGGVLVSSDALPGDTLYPVKRVAESAGLALAFDDASRARRHLEIAATRLSEVEQLARNSQTAPAPEVFTTAMDDFDTATSEGSQLLLSAAEQDQRGTAAEDLHKWASEQSERLTELEPELPAAADADESKELLERLLGQTASTDADTSRRTADESTDEPDTGNADEDTTSTPDKEDSSDTSKTDEPSRGSDKSTDRENPQLLPDLAPNTNKGEDEKTTGTESEDEDGKSSSESDSDDEGDGNVSVPLPLLPPVTLPPLLPGMPGITIG; from the coding sequence ATGCCCGCCGGACAGGGCAAGGACGCAGAGCGGTTCGCCGCCGCCGTGGAGTCGGGGACACCCCTCGGCATCACGGACGACGCCGATCTGGCGCGGGAACTCGAGATCGTGGCGATGCTGCGGTCGCGGGGCACGGCATTCGCGCCGGACGCCGAGACGAAGGCCCGGGCCAAGCAACGCCTCATGGCAGTGCTCGCCGCCGAGCAGGGCGGCCCGAGACAGGCACCCCGCCCCGCGGCTGCGCCACCGGCGGTGGAGGCGGAGCTCACCGCGCCGCTCGGCCGGCTCGTCGAGCGCCCGGACGTGGACCCCGCGGCCGAGACGACGCTGATGGAGCCGGTCACCGCGGACTCCACACCCGATTCCGACGAGGACTCGGGCACCGTGGTCGAACCGATCCCGCTCCACAGCAGGCGTGCTCGCCGCGCCCGGCACACCCTCGGTCGCACCAAGCGGCCTGCTCCGGCCGGACTGCGTGGCCGCGTGGTGTTCGTCGGTGCGGCCGCTGCCGCGGCGCTGCTCGCGATCGCCAGTGGTGGGGTGCTCGTCAGCAGCGACGCGCTGCCTGGTGACACCCTCTACCCGGTCAAGCGGGTCGCCGAGTCGGCAGGACTCGCCCTCGCCTTCGACGACGCCAGCCGGGCACGCCGGCACCTGGAGATCGCCGCGACCCGGCTGTCCGAGGTGGAGCAGCTCGCCCGCAATTCGCAGACCGCACCGGCGCCCGAGGTGTTCACCACGGCGATGGACGACTTCGACACGGCCACCAGCGAGGGGTCCCAGCTGTTGCTCTCCGCCGCCGAGCAGGACCAGCGCGGCACCGCGGCCGAGGATCTGCACAAGTGGGCCTCCGAGCAGTCCGAGCGGCTCACCGAGCTGGAGCCTGAGCTGCCCGCCGCGGCGGATGCCGACGAGTCGAAGGAACTGCTCGAGCGGCTGCTCGGCCAGACCGCGAGCACCGACGCGGACACCTCTCGGCGCACGGCGGACGAGAGCACCGACGAGCCGGACACCGGGAACGCCGACGAGGACACGACCTCCACCCCGGACAAGGAGGACTCGTCGGACACGAGCAAGACCGACGAGCCGTCGCGCGGTTCCGACAAGAGCACCGATCGCGAGAACCCGCAGCTGCTTCCCGACCTCGCCCCGAACACGAACAAGGGCGAGGACGAGAAGACGACCGGCACCGAGAGCGAGGACGAGGACGGCAAGTCGTCATCCGAGTCGGACTCGGATGACGAGGGTGACGGCAACGTGTCGGTGCCGCTCCCGCTGCTGCCCCCGGTCACGCTGCCGCCGCTCCTGCCGGGGATGCCGGGGATCACCATCGGCTGA
- a CDS encoding NAD-dependent epimerase/dehydratase family protein: MPPSVVLVTGVSRFLGGHLAARLAQNPDIDRVLGVDTVPPPRDLLRRMGRAEFVRADIRNPLISKVISTASVDTVVHASLSANPGSSGGRVAMKEMNVIGTMQLLAACQKAPSVRRMVLKSTTAVYGSSPRDPALFDETMTPKDLPSGGYAKDAVEIEGYLRGFARRRPDVSVTTLRFSNFIGPRIDTVFTRYFALPAVPIVLGYDARVQLLHEEDGLAVLERAASEDIPGVFNVAADGVLLLSQAIRRAGRVPIPVPSPIVGPVGRLFRGARLVDFSPEQMRLLNFGRVVDNRRLRRQFGFTPRWTTVQAFDDYVRGRGLRPVVDPERFATLEQGVLAAARVLR; the protein is encoded by the coding sequence GTGCCGCCATCCGTCGTGCTCGTCACCGGGGTCAGTCGGTTCCTCGGTGGTCATCTCGCTGCCCGACTCGCGCAGAACCCGGACATCGACCGGGTGCTCGGGGTGGACACCGTGCCGCCCCCGCGCGACCTTCTCCGCCGGATGGGGCGCGCCGAGTTCGTTCGCGCCGACATCCGCAACCCGCTGATCTCGAAGGTCATCTCCACCGCGTCGGTCGACACCGTCGTCCACGCCTCGCTCTCGGCCAACCCGGGCTCGTCCGGCGGCCGGGTGGCGATGAAGGAGATGAACGTCATCGGCACGATGCAGCTGCTCGCGGCGTGCCAGAAGGCGCCCTCGGTGCGGCGCATGGTGCTCAAGTCCACCACTGCCGTGTACGGGTCCAGCCCGCGCGACCCGGCCCTGTTCGACGAGACCATGACGCCGAAGGACCTGCCGTCCGGCGGGTACGCCAAGGATGCCGTCGAGATCGAGGGCTACCTGCGCGGGTTCGCCCGCAGGCGTCCCGACGTGTCGGTCACCACGCTGCGGTTCTCGAACTTCATCGGTCCGCGCATCGACACGGTGTTCACCCGGTACTTCGCGCTGCCGGCCGTGCCGATCGTGCTCGGGTACGACGCGCGCGTCCAGCTGCTGCACGAGGAGGACGGGCTCGCGGTTCTCGAGCGCGCGGCGAGCGAGGACATCCCGGGCGTCTTCAACGTCGCCGCGGACGGGGTGCTGCTGCTCTCGCAGGCCATCCGCCGGGCGGGCCGCGTGCCGATCCCCGTCCCGAGCCCGATCGTGGGCCCGGTGGGCAGGCTGTTCCGCGGTGCCCGGCTGGTCGACTTCTCCCCGGAGCAGATGCGGCTGCTCAACTTCGGCCGTGTGGTGGACAACCGCCGGCTGCGCCGGCAGTTCGGCTTCACGCCGCGGTGGACCACCGTGCAGGCCTTCGACGACTACGTCCGCGGGCGCGGCCTGCGCCCCGTTGTGGACCCGGAGCGGTTCGCCACGCTGGAGCAGGGCGTGCTCGCCGCCGCGCGGGTGCTGCGATGA
- a CDS encoding sigma-70 family RNA polymerase sigma factor, which yields MPPTTAPRVGPPGPAARTGAPRPPLPLPRRHSPGESAPPAGDAAGRQHDATPAPHEETGGAWALVKAAQEGDMVAFGDLFDRYYDVVFRYVLFRTGDRTLAEDLTQETFVRALRRISSVSYQGRDIGAWFVTIARNLIFDHVKSSRYRLEQTTSEIVELSPSTGGPEQAVLDGATNDELLRCVRKLNPDQQECIQLRFLQGLSVAETAEIMDRNEGAVKALQHRAVRRLAQLLPEGLR from the coding sequence ATGCCCCCGACCACAGCTCCCCGCGTAGGTCCTCCCGGGCCGGCGGCCCGCACGGGCGCCCCCCGCCCTCCGCTCCCCCTCCCCCGACGGCACAGCCCCGGCGAGTCCGCGCCGCCCGCAGGCGACGCGGCCGGCCGGCAGCACGACGCGACGCCCGCGCCGCACGAGGAGACCGGCGGCGCATGGGCGCTGGTGAAGGCGGCGCAGGAAGGCGACATGGTCGCCTTCGGCGACCTGTTCGACCGCTACTACGACGTCGTCTTCCGCTACGTGCTCTTCCGCACCGGCGACCGCACCCTCGCCGAGGACCTGACGCAGGAGACCTTCGTCCGCGCCCTGCGCCGCATCTCGTCGGTCAGCTACCAGGGCCGGGACATCGGTGCGTGGTTCGTCACCATCGCGCGGAACCTGATCTTCGACCACGTGAAGTCGAGCCGGTACCGGCTGGAGCAGACGACGAGCGAGATCGTCGAGCTCTCGCCGAGCACGGGTGGCCCGGAACAGGCGGTGCTGGACGGCGCCACCAACGACGAGCTGCTCCGCTGTGTCCGGAAACTCAACCCCGACCAGCAGGAATGCATCCAGCTCCGATTCCTGCAAGGCCTGTCCGTGGCCGAAACGGCCGAGATCATGGACCGCAACGAGGGCGCCGTCAAGGCCCTTCAACATCGAGCGGTCCGACGGCTCGCCCAGCTGCTCCCGGAGGGTCTCCGATGA
- a CDS encoding glutaredoxin family protein, with the protein MTAPRVTVYTRAGCGLCAAAEAEVARICADVGAGWTTVDVDSDQDLRAEYGDRVPVIEVDGREHGFWRVEEDRLRAALA; encoded by the coding sequence GTGACGGCGCCCCGGGTCACCGTCTACACCCGCGCAGGCTGCGGCCTCTGCGCCGCGGCCGAGGCCGAGGTCGCGCGGATCTGCGCCGACGTCGGGGCGGGCTGGACAACCGTCGACGTCGACTCCGACCAGGATCTGCGTGCGGAGTACGGCGACCGGGTGCCCGTGATCGAGGTCGACGGCCGGGAGCACGGCTTCTGGCGGGTGGAGGAGGACCGCCTCCGCGCGGCGTTGGCCTGA
- a CDS encoding lysophospholipid acyltransferase family protein produces the protein MSEARVIPLRADDRRRTWSDADEVPPVTESEDAGPPPWEEALAESLAFLRRRLEGDYAVDEFGFDADLTEHVILPALRPLYRSWFRVETIGMDHVPDVGGALVVANHSGTLPLDSLMTAVALHDDHPSQRHLRMLGADLMFRLPVVGALARKQGSTLACTPDAERLMSSGELVGVWPEGFKGIGKPFRDRYKLQRFGRGGFVSAAMRCGVPIIPCAIVGAEEIYPKIGDVKPLARLFNAPYFPITPLFPLFGPLGLVPLPSKWYIEFGEPIRTDSIDPAEADDPMTVFNLTDQVRETIQHTLYRLLSQRRSAFFG, from the coding sequence ATGTCCGAAGCCCGGGTGATCCCGCTGCGCGCCGACGATCGCCGGAGGACATGGAGTGACGCCGACGAGGTGCCGCCCGTCACCGAGTCCGAGGACGCCGGCCCGCCCCCGTGGGAGGAGGCCCTGGCCGAATCGCTCGCGTTCCTGCGCAGGCGGTTGGAGGGCGACTACGCCGTCGACGAGTTCGGGTTCGACGCCGACCTCACCGAGCACGTCATCCTGCCCGCGCTCCGGCCGCTGTACCGCAGCTGGTTCCGCGTGGAGACGATCGGCATGGACCACGTGCCGGACGTCGGGGGTGCGCTCGTGGTGGCCAACCACTCGGGCACGCTCCCGCTCGACTCCCTGATGACGGCCGTGGCCCTGCACGACGACCACCCCTCGCAACGGCACCTGCGGATGCTCGGTGCCGACCTGATGTTCCGATTGCCCGTGGTGGGCGCGCTGGCGCGCAAACAGGGCAGCACGCTCGCGTGCACGCCCGACGCGGAGCGGCTCATGTCGTCGGGCGAGCTCGTGGGCGTGTGGCCGGAGGGCTTCAAGGGGATCGGCAAGCCGTTCCGCGACCGGTACAAGCTGCAGCGGTTCGGGCGTGGCGGCTTCGTCTCGGCCGCGATGCGCTGCGGGGTGCCGATCATCCCGTGCGCGATCGTCGGGGCGGAGGAGATCTATCCGAAGATCGGCGACGTCAAGCCGCTCGCCCGGCTGTTCAACGCGCCGTACTTCCCGATCACGCCGTTGTTCCCGCTGTTCGGGCCGCTCGGGCTCGTGCCGCTGCCGTCGAAGTGGTACATCGAGTTCGGCGAGCCGATCCGCACCGACTCGATCGACCCCGCAGAGGCGGACGATCCGATGACCGTGTTCAACCTGACCGACCAGGTGCGCGAGACGATCCAGCACACGCTCTACCGGCTGCTCAGCCAGCGTCGGAGCGCGTTCTTCGGCTGA
- a CDS encoding HAD family hydrolase → MVGSATATDPAVRAGQAAAAAAVAAGDSGPADVPLTDLTAAAFFDVDNTMMVGASIFHFARGLAARKFFTTADLIGFAWQQLKFRIGGRETTYSTTTGRDTALSFVAGRPVAEITALGEEIYDELMADRIWAGTRALAQMHLDAGQRVWLVTATPVELALIIARRLGLTGALGTVAESVDGLYTGRLVGEILHGPAKAHAVRALAVTEGLDLRRCTAYSDSVNDVPMLSAVGTAVAVNPDSELRDIAKERGWQIRDFRTGRRAAKIGVPSVLGAGAIAGAVAAGLAARKR, encoded by the coding sequence GTGGTCGGTTCCGCCACTGCCACCGATCCAGCGGTACGCGCCGGTCAGGCCGCTGCGGCGGCCGCTGTGGCCGCAGGCGACAGCGGCCCGGCCGACGTCCCGCTCACCGATCTCACGGCCGCCGCGTTCTTCGACGTCGACAACACGATGATGGTCGGCGCCTCGATCTTCCACTTCGCTCGCGGGCTGGCCGCGCGGAAGTTCTTCACCACGGCCGACCTCATCGGCTTCGCGTGGCAGCAGCTGAAGTTCCGCATCGGCGGCCGGGAGACCACGTACTCCACCACCACCGGCCGCGACACCGCGCTCTCGTTCGTCGCGGGGCGTCCGGTGGCGGAGATCACCGCGCTCGGCGAGGAGATCTACGACGAGCTGATGGCCGACCGGATCTGGGCCGGCACCCGTGCCCTCGCCCAGATGCACCTGGACGCGGGCCAGCGCGTCTGGCTCGTCACCGCCACGCCCGTCGAGCTGGCGCTCATCATCGCCCGCAGGCTCGGGCTCACCGGGGCGCTGGGCACGGTGGCCGAGAGCGTCGACGGGCTCTACACCGGCCGGCTGGTCGGTGAGATCCTGCACGGCCCGGCGAAGGCCCACGCCGTGCGGGCGCTGGCCGTCACCGAAGGACTGGACCTGCGCCGCTGCACGGCCTACTCCGACTCGGTGAACGACGTCCCCATGCTCTCCGCCGTCGGCACCGCGGTGGCCGTCAACCCCGACTCCGAGCTGCGCGACATCGCGAAGGAGCGGGGCTGGCAGATCCGCGACTTCCGCACGGGCCGCAGGGCGGCCAAGATCGGCGTGCCCTCGGTCCTGGGTGCGGGTGCGATCGCGGGCGCCGTCGCAGCAGGGCTGGCCGCACGCAAGCGATGA